One window from the genome of Pempheris klunzingeri isolate RE-2024b chromosome 7, fPemKlu1.hap1, whole genome shotgun sequence encodes:
- the rfk gene encoding riboflavin kinase: MKSLPFFCRGEVIRGFGRGSKELRIPTANFPDSVVDNLPADINTGIYYGWASLGNGDVYKMVMSIGWNPYYKNTKKSMEAHVIHTFKEDFYGEILSVVLVGYIRPERSYDSLEALITAINNDIEEAKFKLELPEHLKLRDDNFFTSAPSSASALAPTTATTSQTIMNGH, from the exons ATGAAGAGCCTTCCGTTTTTCTGCCGGGGAGAGGTCATCCGAGGTTTCGGGAGAGGAAGCAAAGAACTGCGAATTCCCACAG CCAATTTCCCTGATTCTGTGGTGGATAATCTTCCAGCAGATATCAACACAGGGATCTACTATGGCTGGGCCTCCCTCGGTAATGGTGATGTCTACAAAATGGTGATGAGCATTGGCTGGAACCCTTACTACAAAAATACCAAGAAGTCCATG GAGGCTCATGTgattcacacattcaaagaGGACTTTTATGGCGAGATTCTCAGTGTTGTCTTGGTGGGCTACATCCGTCCAGAGAGAAGCTACGACTCACTCG AAGCCCTCATTACTGCCATTAACAATGACATTGAGGAGGCCAAGTTCAAGCTGGAACTTCCAGAGCATCTCAAACTGAGAGACGACAACTTCTTTACCAGCGCTCCCAGCTCAGCTTCAGCCCTGGCCCCCACCACCGCAACCACATCACAGACTATTATGAATGGTCACTGA
- the LOC139204310 gene encoding beta-1,3-galactosyl-O-glycosyl-glycoprotein beta-1,6-N-acetylglucosaminyltransferase-like, which translates to MRLLKRRQRPLLLTLIVVLGSLWMLSLLSCSKAGKDPASPLRYRQFEYTDDDGSPEKACNCSAILRGDREALEQAKLLTLTKDFHKSVRIPDEYYINAAQDCRKFKISRKYLTVPLSQEEVDFPLAYSMVVHHKVQNFERLLRVIYTPQNFYCVHVDKKSEASVISAIEAITSCFSNVFMVSQAVSVVYSAWPRVQADLNCMADLYNASTKWKYFINLCGQDFPLKTNLEIIRILRSLQGGNSLESETMPPEKRWRVANAHHIADGQIQPSGKTKGPPPFNLPVLSGNAYIVVNRGYIRSVLEDNRILALIEWAKDTYSPDEFLWATIQRMPGVPGSMWPNSKYDITDTNAIARLVKWEWHEGSQGSPMAVYPECQGNHVRGICVYGAGDLQWMLEQHHLFANKFDTDTDPIAVYCLEKYLRQKALAELY; encoded by the exons ATGAGGCTACTGAAGCGAAGACAGCGGCCACTGTTGCTGACACTCATAGTTGTACTGGGATCACTGTGGATGCTTTCCCTACTCAGTTGTTCTAAAGCAGGCAAGGATCCTGCCTCCCCCCTCAGGTACAGGCAGTTTGAGTATACAGATGATGATGGCAGCCCAGAGAAAGCGTGCAACTGTTCAGCGATCTTGCGGGGAGACAGGGAGGCACTGGAGCAGGCCAAATTACTGACACTCACTAAGGATTTCCACAAGAGTGTTCGGATCCCTGATGAGTATTATATTAATGCAGCCCAAGACTGCAG GAAATTCAAGATAAGCAGGAAGTACTTAACAGTCCCGTTAAGCCAGGAAGAAGTGGACTTTCCTCTGGCTTACTCCATGGTTGTGCACCATAAG GTCCAGAACTTTGAACGATTGCTGCGAGTCATCTATACACCTCAAAATTTTTATTGTGTTCATGTGGACAAAAAATCGGAGGCCTCAGTCATCTCTGCCATCGAGGCcattacttcctgtttctccaATGTCTTCATGGTCAGCCAAGCTGTGAGTGTGGTCTATTCTGCCTGGCCACGCGTCCAAGCTGACCTTAACTGTATGGCTGATCTCTATAACGCCAgcacaaaatggaaatacttcATCAACCTTTGTGGCCAGGATttcccactgaaaaccaacTTGGAAATTATAAGGATTTTGCGTTCACTGCAGGGTGGCAATAGCTTGGAGTCAGAAACAATGCCTCCAGAAAAGAGGTGGAGGGTGGCAAATGCTCATCATATAGCTGATGGACAAATCCAG CCATCAGGAAAGACAAAGGGGCCACCTCCATTCAACTTGCCTGTTCTGTCAGGAAATGCCTACATCGTGGTTAACCGAGGCTACATCCGCAGCGTGTTGGAGGACAACCGAATACTGGCACTGATCGAGTGGGCAAAGGACACCTACagtcctgatgagtttctgtgGGCAACCATTCAACGAATGCCCGGTGTTCCTGGCTCAATGTGGCCCAACTCCAAATATGACATAACAGACACCAATGCGATTGCACGGCTGGTGAAGTGGGAGTGGCATGAGGGGTCACAGGGTTCACCGATGGCGGTTTACCCAGAGTGTCAAGGCAACCATGTCAGAGGGATATGTGTGTATGGTGCTGGAGACCTGCAGTGGATGCTTGAGCAGCATCATCTCTTTGCCAATAAGTTTGATACAGACACAGATCCCATTGCAGTCTACTGCTTAGAGAAGTATCTGAGACAAAAGGCACTGGCTGAGTTATATTAG